Within Seriola aureovittata isolate HTS-2021-v1 ecotype China chromosome 12, ASM2101889v1, whole genome shotgun sequence, the genomic segment ttcatttgttatgttgtttttttacatgtaacCCTAACTTATATCAATCACCCATATGTTTCATTGTCATTCATACTTAACATGTGATATTTATTCCATTCcatgttcattcatttaacCCTACTAAGCATtgccatcttgtttttttacTAGAAAACTACCTCTAATAAAGCCAGTAAAGGGAATCAACAGATAACTCCTGCATGTGTGCCCAGTACTCCTCAGCCCTCTCACAGGATAAAGCTCCATGGACCAAAGCATTTCCTCGCCTCTCGAAAATGTGGAAAGTTTGTAGGTTTATTGTGCTCAAAGACCATATTTACACAGGAACATGtctcttttatttgtaatatctCAGTATATGTGCATTTGCATTTCTGGCTTCAGGCTGGCACCTTGGTCTTCATGTTTTCAACTTAAAGGGCTGGCTCTATATGTTGAATGTTATTGTACAGACATACTTAACGAGAATAGTGTAACGATGTGAAATGTTTGCATAGCCACACCAAAGCTATGCTTAGTTACATTTgacaagcaacaaaaaaaaaacattgttgccTTTCATTTTAGCTTGGTGAACTGGTTGAAAAGATTTATCTTAAAGAGGAATGATAAAGCAGAATtttggagaagaagaaaatgtcaaaatgttccTTCTAATATCATTCATATtatatcatcattttattgGATAATTTCTTTGAAAACGTAAAGAAAATTGTGTGGTGCcgatttttcttttgactgttttatttgtatttcacaGTTGAAAGACCATAAAGGTAAAGATGGGACAGAGAAGCCATGTTTGAGCCCTAAGAATCAGAAAGCTCAAAAGAAGATGAAGCCCCCAGACACAACAGGTGCTGAGATGGACATGCTATTTCCGCCACAAAAATACTATATGTCAATGCTTAAACTTCCAAGAGTTGCTCCTTTTGCTATAGTTAAAAAGCATGCATTTGCTCTCAAAGCTTCCGTGACAGGAACATCTTACTGTGTTAGAGTGATATTCTATTACACGTACAGCTATAGCCTCCCAGCATGTATACCATGACACAGAAACCAAGTTCAAAAGgtcagagtgaaatatttggCACCTTCACACTTTACCGTATAACCTTTCACAAAAACCTATTCAATCTTAAATATGACAGAAAGTTATGATGGATATTTAACAGGTTGTAAAAGATTAAATCCAAGTTCTGTTTGGGATTTTTGTAGATCATATCTCTCTGAAGAAGCAGGTTTTGCTTCTTCAAGAGGTGCAGAAGCTCAacagggaaaacacagagaaatcagGTCACCAGCTCACCCCTGAATGTCTGGATCTGGAGGCTGGAGTGCCGCCTAAAGCTCAACAACCCGATCAACAACCTGCTTGTAATCTGGTGGACTACCTGCATGAAGATTCCCAAGTGGCTGAGAAGCTTGAGGTTGTTGAGGCGGttggtgaggaggaggtgggggaaaAGGTGCCCGAGGGCGAGGCGGTGGTTACAGAGCAGGAGCCCAAGCTCGATGTGGAGGATGAGgtggaagagaaagaagacgAAAAGCTCGAAGTCCCgcaggaaaagaaggaagaggaagcttCTGCTGTAGAAGAAATAGCTGAAGCCTCAGAGCTCCCCGCTGCCCCTGACAATGAAAAAGAACCAACTGCTACAAGGTAATCAATTaaagttgatcaacagaaaattaattaatgaatcaactattttgatgatgatattgtttaagttatttttaaaacaaatcccAAAAAGTTGATTCCAAATCTTCAAATGCAAGAACTGGTGCCTGTCCtcaaaaattgaatatttttgcatttaggACTGttagttaaataaaacaagacatttaaggGGTTTCaccttgggctttaggaaattgtgatggcTATATTTTTACTCTTTGCTGATGTTTCATCGATCAAAAGGACTGATTACTTTCTTAAAGATGTAAAGATGCTGCTCATAAGAAAAAACTAGCTCCAAGACACAGTTCATAGCATGATAGTCTGGAGCATGTGCAACTAATGTAAGGATTAATTTGTAATTAGTCTTAGCCAATAATATCTATCCAGATGTGTCATTGATTTGATGACTTAACTCCTAACATGTtgaaaaaggcttttttttttgtttagccATGTGCCAGCAGCCATATctttatacaaaaaaaacttttgattTATAATAAGTAGAAGtataataacaaacaaaaaagaaaactaccATCAattttgtttcagctctgatgACCACGCTGATGCCGCCCCATCTCCAGTGGCCGAGCAAGACCAGACAGCAGAGATCAGCAGCGCTACTACCAATTCCTTTGTGATTGAGGAACACTTTGTAGTGGAAGAACACACAAAGAGCCAGGTGGtggtgagggaggaagaggagaaggaggaggaggagaagaagagggagcaCAACGAGGACGAAGAACAGAAGCTTGAGTCTGAGGACTGGGCCGTCTTTAGGGCAGATGGAGTTGAATTCCAGATAAACCTCAAACAAAGgttggaaagagagaggaaggaaaatgcTGCAGAgaaggaggatgatgatgatgatgctgagcGGTACTTTATTGGTAAGTCAGGCCTCATTGAAAACTAATCATGGTTGGACGATGAAAGTTTAAATTCTTATATAACCAGTTCTTGCCCTTTGTTGGTGTAGAGAAAAGCCACTGTAAGGCAGCgccaaaataaatcaatcattaCAAAATCTATGTTGGCCACAGTTGAAATATTTGGCTAAAATTCTTCACAGTAGTGAATTTAAATACTGAAATACAGGAGTCTATAgttgttttatactgtatatcagctAGACTGATGAATCAACCAGGCTGATATATCAGATATTATCTCAGatatatatacatctatatatatatatagatatatatatgtcGGCTGAGAAGTAACAGAAACTGCAGAACAGATATGCCAAGCTACATTTAAGGTACTTAAGAAACAGTGTCGCCATCACATAGTTGACCATCTGAGAATGCTAAGTTGGTACAGCACAGGGGTATGAAGTAATATAAAGTTTTTAAGGTTGTCTGGCACTATGACTAGAAGATATATCGTGCTAGGGCATGGTTGCTCCTCTGTAATATTAAGGCAACAACTGTGACTGTAGCTGATGTTTATCATAGTACGCTAGTACACAATGTGCTAACTTGATTATGGCAGCCATGTACCCTTTCAAGTGCCTCACTGTAGCTGATAAACAATGAAGCTCTTGTGTTCTCACATTCCTCATAACCTATTAAAACAGATTATATCttttctcttgtctcctcttctctccaacTTTAGACACCACTCCTCCTCCAGCGGCTCCTTTTAATCACCGCGTTGTGTCGGCCAAGCCCAACCAGATCAGCAACTTCTACACTATCAACTGGCAGGAGGTCCTGGGCGGGTGAGcgttgtgcttgtgtgtgatgtaaaaaaaacacacaacaaaaaattaaaGCT encodes:
- the mylk4a gene encoding myosin light chain kinase 2, skeletal/cardiac muscle isoform X3; amino-acid sequence: MTKLALFPFLEKVKTMHCFWEMKFEPQKTTSNKASKGNQQITPACVPSTPQPSHRIKLHGPKHFLASRKCGKFLKDHKGKDGTEKPCLSPKNQKAQKKMKPPDTTDHISLKKQVLLLQEVQKLNRENTEKSGHQLTPECLDLEAGVPPKAQQPDQQPACNLVDYLHEDSQVAEKLEVVEAVGEEEVGEKVPEGEAVVTEQEPKLDVEDEVEEKEDEKLEVPQEKKEEEASAVEEIAEASELPAAPDNEKEPTATSSDDHADAAPSPVAEQDQTAEISSATTNSFVIEEHFVVEEHTKSQVVVREEEEKEEEEKKREHNEDEEQKLESEDWAVFRADGVEFQINLKQRLERERKENAAEKEDDDDDAERYFIDTTPPPAAPFNHRVVSAKPNQISNFYTINWQEVLGGGRFGQVHKCVENSSGLTLAAKVIKARSQKEKEIVKNEIQVMNNLDHANLIQLYAAYESRNDIILVLEYVGGGELFDRIIDENYTLMELDAVVFIRQICEGLQHMHKMYILHLDLKPENILCVSRVTNKIKIIDFGLARIYKPREKLRVNFGTPEFLAPEVINYDFVSFNTDMWSLGVITYMILSGLCPFLGDDDNQTLNNILACQWNFEEQEFVETSKEAKDFISRLLIVNKSWRMGAAEALRHPWLSDSVLHHHLYTKKTMCRSRRSSCVPMTDS